The uncultured Roseibium sp. DNA segment CCTTTGCCGCTTCCCTCAAGACGCCGGTGCTGACCGACATTTCCATCGACTGGAACGGACTGGAGGTAAAGGACCAGACGCCTGCGAAGATTCCGGATCTGTTCAAGGGAGGAGCCGTGCGCGTGCTTGGCAAATACGTGCCGAGGGGTGGCGGTTCCCATCAGATCTTCCTCAACGCGCTGGTCAATGGCCACAAGGCGCGGATGCCCCTTAGCCTGGATCTGACGGAGGACGAGGGCGGAGAGAACGGTGGGACATCCGCCTTGCCGGTCATCTGGGCGCGGGAGCGGATCTTCGACCTGAACCGGGCTTATACAATCGGAGGTGCCAGGGACGGACGGTTGAAGGACGACATCGTCCAGCTTGGGCTTACCTATTCGCTGCAGTCGCGCTTTACGTCCTACGTGGCGGTTTCGGAAAAGCCGGTGAATCCGCAGCCCCGCAGTGCGGTGCAGGCGTCCGTGCCTCTGCCCAAGGTGGCGGGCGTTTCGACCAATGCCTATCCGTCGCTCAACCTGAGTGGCAGTTCCGCACCGGAACCGGAAGGCATGCTTGGGGCAATGATGGTGCTGCTTGCCGCGGCTGTCCGCTTCCGCCGGAAGCTGCGCGGTGCGGTTCGGAGCCTGCGCCAGCGGCTGACGGGCGCAAGGCGGGAGCCGGACCCGGACACGTCGCTGCCGCGGAGCCTGCGCCGGGACGGCTGGTGGCTGGAAAGCCGGTAAGGCAGGGGGCATTGCCTCAAAATCAGCTCCTCATCCCCGGGGCTCGGCTCCGGGGATCCATGCCGTTCCCGTGCCGCCAAGCAGTACGGGACTGTATCGTGAGGGAGCGGCATGGATGCCTTGGTCAAGCCATGGCATGGCGATGGGGAAAGGGCGCGTGCCATCACCTCGCTGCAATCGCAGGGGACTGGTATAAGCTTTCCATTCGGGCGGATTCTCTAAAGGGGACATATATTGCGGGCCAGAACCATTCTTGTCGTCGATGACGATCCGCATATCCGTGATGTGATCTGTTTTGCGCTGGAGAAGGCGTCCTATCCTTACGAGGTCGCTGTGGACGGGTTGGCGGCGGTACGCAAGGCGGCGGAGTGCGATCCGGCGCTGATCGTGCTCGACATCGGCCTGCCGGAGATGGACGGACTGGAAGTGTGCCGCCACGTCCGCAAGAGTTCCGAAGTGCCGATCCTGTTCCTCTCGGCGCGCGACGAGGAGGTCGACCGGATCGTCGGGCTGGAGATCGGCGCGGACGACTACGTCACCAAGCCGTTCAGCCCGCGGGAACTGATCGCCCGCATCGGTGCGATCCTGAAACGGTACAATAACGGCGGTGGCGCGCCCCAATCCGACGTGTTGAGCCGGGGCAAGCTGGAGATGGAGCGGGAGCATCACCGGGCGATCTTTGACGGGCGACCGGTCAGCCTGACGGCAATCGAGTTCAATATCCTGGCGATGCTTCTTGCCCGACCGCAGATGGTTTTCACGCGGGACCAGATCCTGCAGGGGGCCTACAAAGACAATATTCACGTGTCCGACCGGACCATCGACAGCCATATCCGCAATATCCGCGGCAAGATGAGTGCGGCCGGGTGCACGGATGCGATCGAGACGGTTCACGGGGTCGGTTTCCGGCTCGGGGCGTGCGCCTAGATGTTTCAATCCTTCAGGGACAGGTGGAGGCCGCCACTCAGCGTGATCGTTGCCACGGTGCTCGGCATCATGCTGGTGGTGCCACTGGCGGGCATCGTATTCTTCCGGGTCTACGAGACGGAACTGATCCAGGCGACGGAGGCGGAGCTGATTTCCCAGAGTGCCGCGATTGCGGCGATCTCGGCGGAGCGGCTGACCGAACTGGGGGGAGCGGATCTGAAAACCGGTGTGGAAATGCCGCCGCGCCGGGACCGTTCCTACGAGGACGGGGATCCGGAAAGCCCATGGGCGGCTCTGAGGCCTCAACTGGACCTGGCAAAGGCAACCGTCCTGCCGGCGCGGCCGGATCCACAAACGGCTTCCAGACCGGCCGATCCGGTCTATATGGCGATGGGGCAGTGGCTCGATCCGGTCCTCAGGGAGACGCAGAGGCGGACGCTGGCCGGGTTCAGGGTGCTCGATTTCAACGGTACCGTGATCGCCGGGCGGGATGATATCGGCCTTTCCTTTTCCGAGGTGCCGGAGGTGAAGGCTGCTCTTTCCGGCCGCTACGGCAGTGCGTTGCGCGAGCGCGTCGTCAACAATCCGCAACCGATCTATTCCATCAGCCGGGGGAGTTCGGTGCGAGTGTTCACCGCCCTGCCGATCGAGATCGACGGCCGGGTTGCCGGTGTCGTCTACGCTTCGCGCACGCCGAGCAACATCTTCCGAGAGATGTATCTGAAGCGCGAGGCCGTGCTCGGGGTTCTGGCCTTCGTGCTCGGGTCCACCTTCCTTGTGGGTTTCATCTTCCTGCGCGGGATTGCCGGGCCGATCCGGGCGCTGACGGCCCGGTCGCTCAGGATCGGCAACGGCGACCGGGACGCGATCCGACCGCTTGCCATCCACGGCAACCGGGAAATCCATGCGCTTTCCACCAGCATGCTCGACATGTCGCGCAAGCTGTTCGAGCGTAACGACTACATCAACACCTTCGCCACCCATGTGTCCCACGAATTGAAGTCGCCGCTGACCTCCATTCAGGGGGCGGCGGAACTGCTGCTCGATGGCGGAGATACCCTGTCGGAAGCCGAACGGGCGCGGTTTTTGAAAAACATCCTTCAGGACACCGAACGCGCGTCGCTGCTGCTCACCCGGCTCAGGGCGCTGGCACGGGCCGACAGTGTGGAGATCGGCGGCAGCTGCCGGCTGATGCAGGTGCTGGAGGGTGTTGCGGAACGGTTCAAGGGGGTGGAGATTGCCTGTCCGGCGGACTGCACCCTGCCGCTGTCGGAGGAAAATGCGAAGATCGTTCTGGAAAACCTGATCGACAATTCCGCCAGCCATGGTGCGGAGCGAGTGTCCTTTGAAGCAAATCAAAATGACGGCACTCTTACGCTCCTCGTCTCCGACAATGGTGACGGTGTCTCGGAGGGCAACCGGAACCAGATCTTCGATCTGTTTTTCACCACCAGGCGTGAAGAAGGCGGAACGGGTATGGGCCTTGGTATCGTTCGCGCGCTGCTGAAAGCGCACGGCGGGACGATCGAGCTGGTGCCCGCGGGCGAGGGGGCTTGCTTCCGGATTCAATTGCCGGAGTAAGCGGCCCCTACCGCAACAGGTCTTCTTCAAACGGGAACCGCGACAGCAATTCAACGCCGGTTTCGGTGATTAAAACCTGCTGTTCTAGCTTCACGCCCTCCTTGCCGCCTTCCGCGCCGATATAGCTTTCGACACAGAGCGTCATGCCCGGCAGGATTTCGCCGTCATAGCCTGCGTCCGGAAAGTCGCCGCGGTGGTAAAGGTAAGGATATTCTCCGGTCATGCCGCAGCCATGAGCGCTGAGATAATACCGGTTGGCATGAAAGATCTCCGGAATGTCCCAGGCGGCTTCGGCGTAGTCGCGGAAACTCATGCCCGGACGCAGGATCGCCATGTTGTGATGCAGCTGTTCGTAAGCGGTCTTGTAGAGCGTCCGCTGCTTGTCCGTCGGCCTTCCGGGGCCGGAATGGAAGGTGCGGGAGAAGTCTGCGTAGTACCCGTGGCAACCGACAACATCGGTATCGAGGGCGATCAGTTCGTCCGGCCCGATGACCGTATCGCCGGCTTCCTGGAACCAGGGGTTGGTTCTGGCGCCCGCGTTCAGGAGCCGGGTCTCCACGTAGTCGCCGTTCTGGGCGATGATCGACTGATG contains these protein-coding regions:
- a CDS encoding response regulator transcription factor codes for the protein MRARTILVVDDDPHIRDVICFALEKASYPYEVAVDGLAAVRKAAECDPALIVLDIGLPEMDGLEVCRHVRKSSEVPILFLSARDEEVDRIVGLEIGADDYVTKPFSPRELIARIGAILKRYNNGGGAPQSDVLSRGKLEMEREHHRAIFDGRPVSLTAIEFNILAMLLARPQMVFTRDQILQGAYKDNIHVSDRTIDSHIRNIRGKMSAAGCTDAIETVHGVGFRLGACA
- a CDS encoding HAMP domain-containing sensor histidine kinase, yielding MIVATVLGIMLVVPLAGIVFFRVYETELIQATEAELISQSAAIAAISAERLTELGGADLKTGVEMPPRRDRSYEDGDPESPWAALRPQLDLAKATVLPARPDPQTASRPADPVYMAMGQWLDPVLRETQRRTLAGFRVLDFNGTVIAGRDDIGLSFSEVPEVKAALSGRYGSALRERVVNNPQPIYSISRGSSVRVFTALPIEIDGRVAGVVYASRTPSNIFREMYLKREAVLGVLAFVLGSTFLVGFIFLRGIAGPIRALTARSLRIGNGDRDAIRPLAIHGNREIHALSTSMLDMSRKLFERNDYINTFATHVSHELKSPLTSIQGAAELLLDGGDTLSEAERARFLKNILQDTERASLLLTRLRALARADSVEIGGSCRLMQVLEGVAERFKGVEIACPADCTLPLSEENAKIVLENLIDNSASHGAERVSFEANQNDGTLTLLVSDNGDGVSEGNRNQIFDLFFTTRREEGGTGMGLGIVRALLKAHGGTIELVPAGEGACFRIQLPE